The stretch of DNA CAGGAGAATGCCTTCTATCGCGCCTGCCCCCAGTCTGACTGCAACAAGAAGGTGGTCGATGAGGGCAACGATCAGTATCGCTGCGAGCGCTGCAATGCGCTTTACCCCAACTTTAAGTATCGTCTGCTTGTCAATGTGAGTATCCCCTAGAACATGGAAATCCTTTTTGCTGATCATAAATTGACATATGTCTTCACAGATGAGCGTGGGCGACTGGACCTCCAATCGTTGGGTCACCTGCTTCAATGAAACCGGCGAGCAGCTGCTCAAGCACACATCCCAGGAGGTTGGCGAGGCTCTCGAGAATGATCCAGCCAAGGCTGAGGAAATATTTTCAGCTCTTAACTTCACTTCGCACATCTTCAAGCTGCGCTGCAAGAACGAGGTGTACGGCGACATGACCCGCAACAAGCTCACCGTTCAGTCTGTGGTGCCCCTCAACTACAAGGAGTACAATCGCCATCTgctcaaggagctgcaggagttGACtggcatcggcagcagcagcaactgaatATCCACTCCTAAGATTATTGTTTAACATTATTTAAGATTCATACCATAATAATTTCGATTGGCATTTAAGCTGCACGATGCTGGAGCATCGCATCCCCTCCCACATTTattaacaaaaaagaaacgagtCGAAAGGGAACATTTATAAATTGAAACAAACAGAGTTTTGTGTTGTAATTGTTgggtaaatacatacaataaataaatagtaaTAACACTAGAGATTACCGACTTACGAGGCTAGCAAGGACTATGTCTAAGGAGGGTACTAAACAGgagctgcctgctcctcctgtacGAAATGTTGGGACAGACTAAACAGAAAACCAGTGGAAGATTTGACTATGACGCTCGATCGTTAACTCTTAACCTAGATCTCAGATAGCATTAGGGTTGGAGAGACTCTTAATTCTAGttggacagctgctgctccccctccTCGGGCACCACATGCTCGTGGTCAGCCTTCGgccgctcctcctgcttctcccGCTCTAGCTCTGCCTTTTTGGCCAGCTCCTGGCGGCGGGATACACCCTCCATGGACTCCCGCAGTGAGTCTATGTCCAGGGCATTCTCATCCTTGTCaccctcctgctccttgctgcGCTGATTGTTGAACTTGGAGAAGTACGTGAGGGACTTCATCAGCTGGTAGCTCTTCGATATGGGTATGTTCGAGTCGtagatgctggtgctggagctgcagtcgACATAGAACCACCAGTTGCACTTGAGTATGGTCTGGTCGAAGAGCGTGTTCTCCGGACAGAGGAAGGACTTGCGCACCAAGCCATCATCGGTGAGTGCGCACACATGAAAGACCTGCCAATAAAGTGATTCGTTTCAGTTTCGATTCTTCAGCTGAAATTATCATCCTCACCATGCAGCCCAGATCTGTGTCGGCATAGAGGCCCGGAAAGTGCTTCTGCTTGGCGCAGGAGAAGCTCGTGGGCGGCAGGTCCACCTTGGCCTTGAAATTGTCATCAAAGTTCTTGTCGTAGCCCACAGGATAATATTCCTTGGGTGCATTCATGacctgcaacacacacacaaatatcaaTATCTGCTGGTATAAACTCTCCATTACCGCCCCCACCTTGGACACCTTGTGCTCTGCCATGGACTTCTGTGGCCGCGGAGTGCTcggtgtcgttgtcgtcgtcgttgtggtGGTCCTCACCGTGGAGGTGCGCATGAATTCCTCCCGCAGTTTGGCCGCCAGCTGTGCCCTGTGCTCcgctttgagctgctgctcccgcacATAGATCGCGTGCTTGATGGTCTCCACCGTGACATTGGCCGCCGAGGCCAGCTCCTCTACAGTCACGTCCTTGAGGTCGAATTTGGGCTCCTCAAACTGCAGATAGTTGGGATAACTAGGctgaggcggtggcggcggtgcctGGCGATGCTCCTTGGCCGCATTCGTTATGCGGGCAATGGACTCGGGCATGGCCTGGAACACAGGCACTGCCACGGGCTGGGAGACCACTGGATTGTCCGCATGGAAGGTGCGATTCGAGTGCTGATGTAAGAAGAGTTTCGAGTGATTAGGGGAGCACCATTTAGAGGGGAAGAGACTATGCACTCACTGGCTTATCCACGGCATGGATCAGCTTATTGTTTACACTGACTCGCGGCTCCGTTGTATCCACTGCCACGCGGCGATCTGCTGTTGTCGGAGCTGGATTCAagtcctgctgttgctgttgctgctgctgcttctggggTATCGGACGGAAGGCGGGCAcgcccagcggcagcggacGGGCTTCGGTCATAAGCtgcgactgctgttgctgcagctgtagctgctgctgctgatgttgcagcaattgctgttgcagttgcttcatcttctgctgctgctgctgttgctgctgctgggccttgGCCGCTGCAAGGGCgctctgctggagctgctgcagctgcaggttgTAGGGCACGGGTCCGGTGGAGCGTGAACTGATGCGTTTGTCTGGCAGCGATTGCTGTGCATTTGGAGTGGCCTAAGGGCATAAAAAGGATTCATCAGCAGGGAGACCTTCAGAATTCCATTAATTTTTCTATTGCTCACCTGTTGCTGTGCCCCTGAAAGCACTCCCACACTCTCGGGCGGTGCTCCATTCTTGTAGCTGATGGCACGCCGACGCACGCTCTCCACATTTCCCAGCGACTCCGGAAAGCCCAGCTCATCGCCGACACTGAAGCCTGCAAGAAATCACATCAAAGGGTTAGGGCGGTGTCCGTGACGGAGCCAATTCCCCCACCCATCAATCACAGCAGTTGGGGGTTTGGGAATTTGGGCAATAATGTGTTAATTAATGGCTTTTATTTCCCCATTTGATCCGACAGAAGGTTTTCGTATCTAAATCTTAAATCTACTCTGgttttatgtacatagagGCCAAGTGGCGGGTTTGGATTTGATAATACAGAGGCGTGCATAGAGGGGGAGGGATCGAAATGGGGGAGTGTGACTCTAAAACTATAAGGATTAACTAAAGAAATCGGGATTAAGGATTTGGGACATATACTGGTGGATAAGGGTAATTTTTGGCACCCTTTTTAAGCGTTTCACTTTCTGagttcattttctttttgaattCTTCAGCTAATCTATGGCTATTCGTAGCCCTAACCACAATAGCAGCAACCCTACTCCATGGCacgcctctgtctctgcctgagCCTCTGTTAACAACAGTTCACTCTTGTTATCGGTCtcggtcttggtcttggtcttcgTCTCGGTCTCCACCATCAACTGCTCCACTTTGGCCATCAATTTGAGGCTGCCGCCGCTACTAGTGCCACTGACATTGGCATTAATGCATTAATGACTTACTTAATCGCTATTCGCGACTCGTTTgaacaaaccaaacacacatcGATTACTTGACCAATTAATTGCACTTGAATTGTTAACCTCTAAGAGAACTCTACGTATGGTACACCTTCTATGGACATTTGTATATACAGGGTGTGTAAGGGGTATAGGGAATGGGGTTTGATAGAATAGAGATTTACCTAAACCGAAATGGGCCTTAAGGCCACCCAAATTTCGTACACGAAACAGTCCAGACTTTTTGAAGTTACAATCGAGTATGAAACCAAAATCGGACGCTAAAACGCACGTCCCGCAAGCCAATcctataaataaaaaatagaagaaaaaacaaagcaaacacagaaTAGTAGGAGATAGTCTCTCGT from Drosophila subobscura isolate 14011-0131.10 chromosome O, UCBerk_Dsub_1.0, whole genome shotgun sequence encodes:
- the LOC117898941 gene encoding mediator of RNA polymerase II transcription subunit 15 isoform X1 encodes the protein MNFFVIGFLIMQAARLACGTCVLASDFGFILDCNFKKSGLFRVRNLGGLKAHFGLGFSVGDELGFPESLGNVESVRRRAISYKNGAPPESVGVLSGAQQQATPNAQQSLPDKRISSRSTGPVPYNLQLQQLQQSALAAAKAQQQQQQQQQKMKQLQQQLLQHQQQQLQLQQQQSQLMTEARPLPLGVPAFRPIPQKQQQQQQQQDLNPAPTTADRRVAVDTTEPRVSVNNKLIHAVDKPHSNRTFHADNPVVSQPVAVPVFQAMPESIARITNAAKEHRQAPPPPPQPSYPNYLQFEEPKFDLKDVTVEELASAANVTVETIKHAIYVREQQLKAEHRAQLAAKLREEFMRTSTVRTTTTTTTTTPSTPRPQKSMAEHKVSKVMNAPKEYYPVGYDKNFDDNFKAKVDLPPTSFSCAKQKHFPGLYADTDLGCMVFHVCALTDDGLVRKSFLCPENTLFDQTILKCNWWFYVDCSSSTSIYDSNIPISKSYQLMKSLTYFSKFNNQRSKEQEGDKDENALDIDSLRESMEGVSRRQELAKKAELEREKQEERPKADHEHVVPEEGEQQLSN
- the LOC117898941 gene encoding putative uncharacterized protein DDB_G0291608 isoform X2, with protein sequence MNFFVIGFLIMQAASFSVGDELGFPESLGNVESVRRRAISYKNGAPPESVGVLSGAQQQATPNAQQSLPDKRISSRSTGPVPYNLQLQQLQQSALAAAKAQQQQQQQQQKMKQLQQQLLQHQQQQLQLQQQQSQLMTEARPLPLGVPAFRPIPQKQQQQQQQQDLNPAPTTADRRVAVDTTEPRVSVNNKLIHAVDKPHSNRTFHADNPVVSQPVAVPVFQAMPESIARITNAAKEHRQAPPPPPQPSYPNYLQFEEPKFDLKDVTVEELASAANVTVETIKHAIYVREQQLKAEHRAQLAAKLREEFMRTSTVRTTTTTTTTTPSTPRPQKSMAEHKVSKVMNAPKEYYPVGYDKNFDDNFKAKVDLPPTSFSCAKQKHFPGLYADTDLGCMVFHVCALTDDGLVRKSFLCPENTLFDQTILKCNWWFYVDCSSSTSIYDSNIPISKSYQLMKSLTYFSKFNNQRSKEQEGDKDENALDIDSLRESMEGVSRRQELAKKAELEREKQEERPKADHEHVVPEEGEQQLSN